One genomic region from Vibrio cyclitrophicus encodes:
- the tnpA gene encoding IS200/IS605 family transposase, with protein sequence MSAHNKELLQDYLRKRHSVSKLVVHLVFTTKYRRKLFTGVMIEQLREAFESACVKLECELIEMDGEQDHVHLLISYPPKLSISVMVNNLKAVSSRMLRRQNTHLTRQSKTSALWSRSYFACTAGGATIETLKAYVESQSTPD encoded by the coding sequence GTGAGTGCACACAACAAAGAGTTACTTCAAGACTACCTCAGAAAAAGGCACAGCGTGAGCAAATTGGTTGTTCATCTGGTATTTACAACGAAGTACAGACGCAAGTTGTTTACTGGAGTTATGATCGAACAGTTAAGGGAAGCTTTTGAGTCAGCGTGTGTAAAACTCGAATGTGAATTGATAGAAATGGATGGTGAACAGGATCATGTTCATTTACTGATCTCATACCCTCCAAAACTTTCAATCAGCGTAATGGTTAACAACTTAAAAGCAGTTTCATCTCGTATGCTACGACGACAAAACACACACCTTACAAGGCAGAGTAAAACCTCCGCCCTATGGTCTCGTTCATACTTTGCTTGTACTGCTGGCGGTGCGACTATTGAAACATTAAAAGCTTATGTGGAAAGTCAGTCCACCCCAGATTAA
- a CDS encoding EAL domain-containing protein: MACESTSIKTDCLLTMNQEMFICNAESTKHSVRYQNVSIVLAIKPSNLEPRVFDAFHKVMQTVKSAQVVGRLNQSFFLVYLCEPICMSQNYARAIHFSIRHFFSEVKHSDERMYRYLTSGKVGVSVLGMDTQSIKKAVVHASQATLAQPAGHKSRIQFYDTDLQLTIKRYVLLEDLVSDAIEKGEVGVQYQPIISCLDWEVVGYEAFCRFNIDSTLNATTTELIGLAEDLGLISDLDLLIYQSAFSQCSLLLKKSGNFLNLNLSPNTQQSLPEVLECMVVLAKQEEIELQQIMMDINEVKSPAETLDFATLLPGFRQRGIQFALDDLSKGFRLADLLNKGEFKYLRVSRELIERSNKGGEYYQVIKLLVRLCHRLDVQVIAEGIETSDEARFLSHLGVDYMQGSLFAKPVDYNELQDTEKQVDIILRQLHTDGMTDSSDVDKEATTLYHIASKSLPRLDPGEPLFLANEYLKPDTINIIPVINKGECVGLVDKSQLNLHLTPAMGTEHETMKEANIWKKPVTSMMDTQFTVMDTESMLTEVFPLIKERAISLPIVLVSKNLYKGLVTEADIAYYLLKRLEL, translated from the coding sequence ATGGCTTGTGAATCAACGTCAATTAAAACCGATTGCTTACTCACGATGAACCAAGAAATGTTCATTTGTAATGCCGAATCCACAAAGCATAGCGTACGCTATCAGAATGTTTCTATCGTCCTTGCCATTAAACCCAGTAATCTTGAACCCAGAGTGTTTGACGCATTTCATAAAGTCATGCAAACCGTTAAAAGCGCACAGGTTGTAGGACGCTTGAATCAAAGCTTTTTCTTGGTGTACTTATGCGAGCCTATTTGCATGAGTCAAAACTACGCCCGAGCGATTCATTTCAGCATTCGTCATTTCTTCTCTGAAGTAAAACATTCTGATGAGCGTATGTACCGCTATTTAACTTCCGGGAAAGTGGGCGTGTCTGTGTTGGGGATGGACACCCAGTCTATTAAGAAGGCTGTTGTACATGCATCTCAAGCTACATTAGCTCAACCAGCAGGGCATAAAAGTCGTATCCAGTTTTACGACACCGATTTGCAATTGACGATTAAACGCTATGTGCTTCTAGAAGATCTTGTGAGTGACGCTATCGAGAAAGGAGAGGTGGGCGTTCAGTATCAGCCGATTATAAGTTGCCTGGATTGGGAGGTGGTAGGATATGAAGCATTTTGTCGTTTTAATATAGACTCGACACTTAACGCTACAACCACTGAATTGATAGGACTAGCCGAGGACTTAGGCCTGATATCAGACTTGGATTTACTCATTTATCAGAGTGCATTTTCACAATGTTCACTTCTATTGAAAAAGTCCGGAAATTTTCTGAATCTCAATCTGTCGCCGAATACCCAACAGAGTTTGCCTGAAGTGTTGGAGTGCATGGTGGTGCTGGCGAAGCAAGAGGAGATTGAACTGCAGCAAATTATGATGGATATAAATGAAGTTAAAAGCCCAGCAGAGACTCTTGACTTTGCAACACTTCTTCCTGGATTTCGCCAGCGTGGCATTCAGTTTGCGTTGGATGATTTATCTAAAGGTTTTCGGTTGGCTGACTTACTCAATAAAGGAGAGTTTAAATATCTCCGAGTTAGCCGTGAGCTGATTGAACGCAGCAATAAAGGCGGCGAATACTATCAAGTCATTAAGTTGCTAGTCAGATTATGCCATCGCTTGGATGTACAGGTGATTGCTGAAGGCATCGAAACATCGGATGAGGCACGTTTTTTGTCTCATCTGGGGGTTGATTATATGCAAGGGTCTCTTTTTGCCAAGCCTGTTGATTACAACGAACTGCAAGATACAGAGAAACAGGTCGATATCATACTTCGACAACTGCATACCGATGGAATGACGGATAGCTCAGATGTGGATAAAGAAGCGACTACTTTGTACCATATTGCCAGTAAAAGCCTACCTCGTTTAGATCCAGGAGAGCCCCTCTTTCTTGCCAATGAATATTTGAAGCCCGACACTATTAACATTATCCCTGTGATTAACAAAGGTGAATGTGTGGGGTTAGTGGACAAATCGCAGCTTAATCTTCATTTGACGCCTGCGATGGGAACCGAACATGAAACGATGAAAGAAGCGAATATCTGGAAAAAGCCTGTTACCAGTATGATGGACACTCAATTCACGGTCATGGACACTGAAAGTATGCTTACAGAGGTGTTTCCACTGATTAAAGAGAGGGCCATTTCTTTACCGATCGTCTTAGTCTCCAAGAACCTCTACAAAGGCTTGGTTACGGAAGCCGATATCGCCTACTACCTTCTAAAGCGTCTAGAGTTGTAG
- the dhiA gene encoding type II toxin-antitoxin system antitoxin DhiA, protein MLKVIDVDLVADFTLELTFSDGYIGEANLTEYFQKEAFSHVPDFKKFALKADGSLDWSGVELSAATLKEITVGRYTESDLTPFDVKEMERVIKPASWDSMQEGRADILQAAIRSYVEQFGHNAVIERAGIRSRTSAYRSLKPETTPSFGTLVQLGHAVIELAKDRVPTYL, encoded by the coding sequence ATGTTAAAAGTAATTGATGTTGATTTGGTCGCTGATTTTACGCTTGAGCTTACTTTTAGTGACGGCTATATCGGTGAAGCAAACTTAACTGAGTATTTTCAAAAAGAAGCATTTAGCCATGTACCTGATTTTAAAAAGTTTGCATTAAAGGCTGACGGCTCCCTTGATTGGAGTGGTGTTGAACTATCAGCGGCAACGTTAAAGGAAATCACGGTTGGCCGTTATACTGAATCGGATTTAACGCCTTTTGACGTTAAAGAAATGGAAAGAGTAATCAAGCCGGCATCATGGGATTCAATGCAAGAAGGTCGAGCTGACATTTTGCAAGCGGCCATCCGCTCTTATGTCGAGCAATTTGGTCACAATGCTGTCATTGAGCGCGCAGGTATTAGAAGTAGAACGAGTGCTTATCGTTCATTAAAACCTGAAACAACACCCAGTTTTGGCACTTTGGTTCAATTAGGCCATGCCGTTATTGAATTAGCCAAAGATAGAGTGCCTACTTATTTGTAG
- a CDS encoding methyl-accepting chemotaxis protein, translated as MFFTKKQKPEIKPSHSDNIYQSLKKHVAWIEFTPEGVIQDASAPFLTLVGYSLDEIKGQHHKIFCTDSYIRSSPYQSFWRELANGISKEGTFERVNKQGDTVVLEATYLPIKDSDGRVTSVAKLASDITEINDQNKKNEALFSALDKSQAIIEFDPEGTILAANSNFLNTLGYRENQVVGKHHRMFCFEEFYSNHPHFWQELQKGQLKSGLFQRRSSNGSSIWIEASYNPIMNEVGKVVKIVKLASNITERIERSHAIAEASEVAYSTSLETAQIALEGSKLLTDTVEVSLTVSQKAASTYQKVHSLNDSSKSIQNIVATIQEIADRTNLLALNAAIEAARAGEYGRGFAVVADEVRQLASRTSDSTNEIIKVVEENQKLINEVTTMMAEMSSITEEGNAKITEVSTVMDEIHKGAENVSSTVMNLSNSQ; from the coding sequence GTGTTTTTTACTAAGAAGCAAAAACCAGAGATAAAACCTAGCCATTCCGACAATATCTACCAGTCCTTAAAAAAGCATGTTGCATGGATCGAGTTTACCCCTGAAGGCGTTATCCAAGATGCCAGTGCGCCCTTTTTAACACTTGTCGGGTACTCACTAGACGAGATCAAAGGACAGCACCACAAAATATTCTGCACTGATAGCTATATTCGCTCTTCGCCTTATCAAAGCTTTTGGCGAGAGCTTGCCAATGGCATCTCAAAAGAAGGCACGTTCGAGAGAGTAAATAAGCAAGGTGACACGGTTGTTCTAGAAGCGACCTATTTACCGATCAAAGATTCAGATGGTCGTGTCACTAGCGTAGCCAAACTGGCTTCTGATATCACAGAGATCAACGACCAAAACAAAAAAAATGAAGCGCTGTTCTCTGCCTTAGACAAGTCACAAGCGATTATTGAATTTGATCCTGAAGGAACGATACTGGCCGCCAACTCAAACTTTTTAAATACGTTGGGTTACAGAGAAAACCAGGTGGTCGGTAAACATCATCGCATGTTCTGTTTTGAAGAGTTCTATAGTAATCATCCTCACTTCTGGCAAGAATTACAAAAGGGACAATTAAAATCAGGCTTGTTTCAGCGTCGCAGTTCTAATGGATCCAGCATTTGGATTGAGGCCAGCTACAACCCCATCATGAATGAAGTAGGCAAGGTCGTGAAAATCGTCAAGCTTGCCAGCAACATAACGGAACGCATTGAACGCAGCCATGCTATCGCTGAAGCTTCAGAGGTGGCCTACTCAACCTCACTAGAAACCGCGCAAATAGCACTTGAAGGCTCAAAGCTGCTTACCGACACGGTCGAGGTCTCTTTGACGGTATCCCAAAAAGCGGCCAGTACCTATCAAAAGGTGCATTCACTCAATGACAGTTCGAAAAGCATTCAAAACATTGTCGCTACGATTCAAGAGATCGCGGATAGAACGAATTTATTAGCGCTCAACGCCGCTATCGAAGCCGCACGAGCTGGTGAGTATGGGAGAGGCTTTGCCGTTGTTGCTGACGAAGTCAGACAACTCGCGTCCCGAACTTCAGATTCGACCAATGAGATAATCAAAGTTGTAGAAGAAAACCAGAAACTCATCAACGAAGTAACCACAATGATGGCAGAAATGTCGTCCATTACAGAAGAAGGCAATGCCAAGATAACCGAAGTTTCAACCGTCATGGATGAGATCCATAAAGGTGCAGAGAATGTTTCAAGCACGGTGATGAACCTTTCTAATAGCCAATAA
- the gdhA gene encoding NADP-specific glutamate dehydrogenase produces the protein MQHIHDTLASLQRTSPAQKEFYQAVEEVLSSLTPVIESNPQYQEQAIIQRMVEPERQIIFRVPWVNDAGHVQVNKGYRIEFNSALGPYKGGLRFHPSVNASIIKFLGFEQIFKNALTGLPIGGGKGGSNFDPKGKSDGEIMRFCQSFMNEMYRHIGPVTDVPAGDIGVGAREIGYMFGQYKRLTGRYEGVLTGKSLLWGGSLGRKEATGYGAVYFAECILNDRQDTLKGKKCLVSGAGNVAIYAIEKLYHIGALPVTCSDSRGAIYHEKGVDLELLKQLKEVQRGSLEEYLITYPEAVYIPVGDYPKDGHAVWRNQADAAFPCATQNELTLADAQALISNGCQLICEGANMPTTQEAANAIVDAKIAYGPAKAANAGGVATSQLEMAQNASMQNWTFEKVDAHLKTIMETIFTSANEASKEFGQPGNLVLGANIAGFRKVADAMIEQGVV, from the coding sequence ATGCAACATATACACGATACGCTTGCTTCATTACAACGTACAAGCCCAGCGCAAAAAGAGTTTTATCAAGCAGTAGAAGAGGTCTTATCTTCTCTCACCCCCGTTATTGAAAGCAACCCTCAATACCAAGAACAAGCGATCATTCAGAGAATGGTCGAGCCTGAAAGACAGATTATTTTTCGCGTGCCTTGGGTGAATGACGCGGGGCATGTGCAAGTGAATAAAGGTTATCGTATCGAGTTCAATTCAGCGTTGGGTCCCTATAAAGGCGGGCTCAGATTTCATCCATCGGTGAACGCAAGTATCATCAAATTTCTCGGCTTTGAGCAAATCTTCAAAAATGCACTGACGGGGTTGCCCATTGGTGGTGGCAAAGGCGGTTCGAATTTCGATCCTAAAGGTAAATCTGACGGTGAAATTATGCGTTTCTGCCAATCTTTTATGAACGAGATGTATCGTCATATTGGCCCGGTAACCGATGTCCCAGCGGGAGATATCGGGGTCGGAGCTCGTGAAATTGGCTACATGTTTGGTCAATATAAGCGTTTAACCGGTCGCTATGAAGGGGTGCTCACCGGTAAAAGCCTACTTTGGGGGGGCTCATTAGGACGCAAAGAAGCCACGGGGTATGGGGCTGTTTACTTTGCTGAGTGCATTCTTAATGATCGTCAAGATACGCTGAAAGGCAAAAAATGTTTGGTATCAGGGGCCGGTAACGTGGCGATTTACGCCATCGAAAAGCTTTATCATATCGGCGCACTTCCCGTCACGTGCAGTGACTCACGTGGAGCGATTTATCATGAGAAAGGGGTCGATCTTGAGTTACTCAAACAGCTCAAAGAGGTGCAGCGCGGTTCGCTCGAAGAATACCTAATCACTTACCCGGAAGCGGTCTACATCCCAGTAGGCGATTACCCAAAGGATGGACATGCTGTGTGGCGCAATCAAGCGGATGCCGCCTTTCCATGTGCAACCCAAAATGAGTTGACCTTAGCCGATGCACAAGCGTTGATCAGCAACGGTTGTCAATTGATTTGTGAAGGCGCTAACATGCCGACCACTCAAGAGGCCGCGAATGCGATTGTGGACGCTAAAATCGCTTACGGCCCAGCGAAAGCGGCTAATGCAGGCGGCGTTGCCACAAGCCAACTTGAAATGGCACAAAACGCCAGCATGCAAAACTGGACATTTGAAAAAGTGGATGCGCATTTAAAAACCATCATGGAGACTATTTTCACCAGTGCAAATGAGGCCAGTAAAGAGTTTGGTCAACCTGGTAATTTGGTACTCGGTGCAAATATTGCGGGATTTAGAAAAGTCGCGGATGCAATGATTGAGCAGGGCGTGGTTTAA
- a CDS encoding transposase, which yields MLRATKIRIYPTQEQAEFLIAQFGAVRFAYNKALHLKSHMYRKHGVTLNPKKDIKPLLAVAKKSRKYQWLKEYDSIALQQSVINLHQAFDNFFNPKLKAKYPQFKRRHGKQSSYHCVGVKVLDGSIKLPKMKPIEANVHREIEGVVKSITVSLSKTGKFYASILADDGVEALTPLHTVRTVTGVDLGLSHFAIESNGRKTANPRFVKRAEKNLKRKQRQLSRKAKGSANRAKARILVAKCHEKVANARADFQHKLSRTLVDENQAVIVETLKSANMMKSRKLAKHIADASWHSFVAKLEYKLKEQGKHLVKLDQWYASSKTCHCCGHKMEDMPLSVRKWDCPSCGTTDIDRDLNAALNIRDKGILELKAAGRSFLLMEAA from the coding sequence ATGTTAAGAGCAACAAAAATACGCATTTACCCAACGCAAGAACAAGCTGAGTTTTTAATCGCTCAGTTTGGCGCCGTGCGTTTTGCGTATAACAAAGCTCTGCATTTAAAATCGCACATGTACCGCAAGCATGGTGTCACACTGAATCCAAAAAAGGATATAAAACCACTGCTTGCCGTTGCCAAGAAATCCCGCAAATATCAATGGTTGAAGGAATATGATTCAATCGCCTTACAGCAATCAGTGATCAATCTTCACCAAGCCTTCGATAACTTCTTTAATCCGAAGTTGAAAGCCAAGTATCCACAATTCAAACGTAGACATGGCAAGCAGTCGAGCTATCACTGTGTGGGTGTAAAGGTACTTGATGGATCAATTAAGCTTCCCAAAATGAAACCTATCGAGGCGAATGTTCACCGTGAGATTGAAGGTGTGGTTAAAAGCATCACAGTGAGCCTGAGCAAGACAGGCAAGTTCTACGCATCAATCCTTGCGGATGATGGAGTAGAAGCCTTAACACCACTCCACACGGTAAGAACAGTGACAGGTGTCGATCTGGGATTGTCTCATTTTGCGATTGAGTCAAACGGCAGAAAGACAGCTAACCCAAGATTTGTAAAGCGTGCTGAGAAGAATCTCAAACGTAAACAGCGTCAGCTATCACGCAAGGCAAAAGGCAGTGCCAATCGTGCGAAAGCTCGAATACTTGTAGCTAAATGCCATGAAAAGGTAGCGAATGCTCGCGCTGATTTTCAACACAAACTCTCACGAACTCTCGTTGACGAAAACCAAGCGGTGATAGTTGAGACATTGAAATCAGCAAATATGATGAAAAGCCGCAAACTAGCGAAACATATCGCTGATGCCTCATGGCATAGCTTTGTTGCGAAACTGGAATACAAACTGAAAGAGCAAGGTAAGCACCTAGTAAAGCTAGACCAGTGGTACGCCAGTTCTAAGACATGCCACTGTTGCGGTCATAAAATGGAAGACATGCCCTTATCGGTTCGCAAATGGGATTGCCCATCTTGCGGTACAACGGATATTGATCGCGACTTAAATGCCGCCCTCAATATTCGTGATAAAGGCATTCTAGAATTAAAGGCGGCTGGACGGTCGTTTCTGCTTATGGAAGCTGCGTAA
- a CDS encoding excisionase family DNA-binding protein has translation MNTATKLPSAEEMALAKLGSQELSAVIEINGEAQRINVVDKSGKTHEITIPASALNMMIEVLTQLGQGNSVSITPIHAELTTQEGADMLNMSRPTFIKLLDSGDIPFSRTGNRRKVAYADLMEYKHRLEEDRLTALAELSALDQEMDMGY, from the coding sequence ATGAATACTGCTACAAAATTGCCAAGCGCTGAAGAAATGGCACTGGCTAAGCTTGGTAGCCAAGAGTTGTCAGCCGTTATAGAAATTAATGGTGAGGCTCAAAGGATTAATGTTGTCGATAAGTCTGGTAAGACTCACGAAATCACTATTCCAGCAAGCGCATTAAATATGATGATCGAGGTGCTGACTCAATTAGGTCAAGGCAACTCTGTTAGCATCACACCTATTCATGCGGAACTCACAACGCAAGAAGGTGCTGATATGCTAAACATGTCTCGTCCTACTTTCATTAAGCTTCTGGATTCTGGTGATATTCCGTTTAGTCGTACTGGCAACCGTAGAAAGGTCGCTTATGCTGATCTTATGGAGTACAAGCACCGCCTAGAAGAGGACAGACTAACTGCTCTTGCTGAACTATCGGCATTAGACCAAGAAATGGATATGGGATATTAA
- a CDS encoding GlyGly-CTERM sorting domain-containing protein (This protein contains a GlyGly-CTERM protein-sorting domain, as detected by TIGR03501. These domains are found at the C-terminus of secreted proteins in organisms that possess both rhombosortase, which is an intramembrane serine proteinase (see TIGR03902), and a type II secretion system (T2SS). In at least some cases, such as VesB from Vibrio cholerae, cleavage by rhombosortase is followed first by attachment of a glycerophosphoethanolamine-containing moiety, then by transport by the T2SS across the outer membrane and release into the medium in soluble form.) — translation MNKTFALSLALVAAQSAAATSTLEVSLFYPQEYETDSSLNLPVEIVGFYRSIELGNALFARDGVDLVVKPTSIQATNEWGASETISNGISLINYNTSVDAVTDVGDVAVGLFQADHIGLAVVHSVNASNYIDWPNRTEKMAMGAGYMMGRDSSNGFQYMFAHELFHTMGGEHDKAQAWDWSENGTYRSDGHGVTCASGVNSLLHAHGAFTPFADVTISGSPTCQDDSGDNVAFVNHYAPMAAQYAPTEINDQTLTMSAVENLNSRSFDITVTRHDATLAETMKLYVAGGHATAADNHLNTINVTFAQGETESQVVALSFDDVYPIFNQANDHVNSVYAVAVGESEISGSTLDIMALATDWTAPVDVPDVPDVPDVPVDTGSSNGGGSGGGSMPLWGLFVLTGLAVFRKITQ, via the coding sequence ATGAACAAAACATTCGCCCTTAGTCTTGCATTGGTGGCCGCGCAAAGCGCAGCAGCCACCAGCACACTCGAAGTGAGCCTATTTTATCCGCAAGAGTATGAGACAGACTCAAGCCTTAACTTGCCCGTTGAGATTGTAGGTTTCTACCGTTCGATTGAATTGGGTAATGCGCTCTTTGCTCGTGATGGCGTTGACCTAGTCGTTAAGCCGACCTCAATTCAAGCCACGAACGAATGGGGCGCAAGTGAAACCATTTCGAATGGCATTAGTTTGATAAATTATAATACGTCGGTTGACGCTGTAACCGATGTCGGGGATGTGGCAGTGGGGCTTTTTCAAGCCGACCACATAGGACTGGCTGTTGTGCATAGCGTAAACGCATCAAATTATATTGACTGGCCGAATCGCACAGAAAAGATGGCGATGGGCGCAGGCTACATGATGGGGCGTGATTCAAGTAATGGATTTCAATACATGTTCGCGCACGAGCTGTTTCACACGATGGGTGGGGAGCACGACAAAGCACAGGCTTGGGATTGGTCTGAAAATGGCACGTATCGTTCAGACGGTCACGGCGTAACTTGTGCTAGTGGGGTTAACTCGCTTCTCCACGCTCATGGTGCATTCACACCGTTTGCCGACGTCACCATTAGCGGCTCTCCAACCTGCCAAGATGACAGTGGAGACAATGTCGCGTTTGTGAACCACTACGCACCGATGGCGGCTCAATACGCTCCAACGGAGATTAATGACCAGACATTGACGATGAGCGCCGTAGAAAATCTTAATTCGCGTTCATTTGACATTACCGTGACGCGTCACGATGCGACACTCGCTGAAACCATGAAACTGTATGTTGCCGGTGGACACGCCACCGCAGCGGATAATCACCTTAACACCATTAATGTGACCTTTGCTCAAGGTGAAACAGAATCACAAGTTGTGGCGCTTTCATTTGACGATGTTTATCCTATCTTCAACCAAGCGAATGACCATGTGAACAGCGTTTATGCGGTAGCAGTGGGTGAGAGTGAAATTTCAGGCTCTACGCTCGACATTATGGCATTGGCAACGGATTGGACTGCGCCTGTTGATGTGCCAGATGTGCCAGATGTGCCAGATGTGCCAGTAGATACAGGCTCAAGCAATGGCGGCGGTAGTGGGGGTGGCAGTATGCCACTGTGGGGCTTGTTTGTTTTAACGGGTCTTGCCGTTTTTCGAAAAATCACTCAATAG
- a CDS encoding alkyl/aryl-sulfatase — MLVVLSANASAPKDATKTTISVNNQVKEDLPFSDKKDFENAQKGFIAKQDVVTIKNDKGDVVWDLEAYKKYIRLDTPSPDTVNPSLWRNAQLNMINGLFEVTDGIYQVRGYDLSNITFIKGDKGWIVFDPLISQETAKAALDFINKELGERPVTGVFYSHSHIDHFGGVRGIVDEKDVISGKVPIVASQGFTEHAVSENVIAGNAMGRRAVYMYGALLPKNEKGGVNGGLGQTTSTGVATMIKPTDIIQKTGEERTIDGIKMVFQYTPGTEAPTEMNIWFPEKKALWMAENTTNTMHNILTLRGAQVRDALKWSSYLQETIDMWGDEVQVKFQSHHWPMWGQEDIAKYFKKQRDMYKYTHDQTVRLMNQGYIGSEISEMIEFPDEIANTWSSRGYYGTLRHNSRAVYQRYMGWYNGNPSDLNNLPPADAAIKYVEYMGGEQAAIKKAQADFDKGHYRWVAEVLKHVVFANPDSEKGKNLLADAYEQMGYQAESGPWRSVYLQGALELRNGTPSAGGTNVASPDIIKNMPPEMLFDYLAVRILPEKAAGKAFVMNLDFTDLDEKYSLYVENSVLNHTTKLAEQPDVSLVLTKATLDDVQLGNITLEKAIADGQINLEGDPQVLKDFVGMLDNFNFWFNIVTP; from the coding sequence ATGTTAGTGGTGCTAAGTGCTAACGCATCCGCCCCTAAAGACGCAACGAAAACCACTATCAGTGTCAATAACCAAGTCAAAGAAGACTTACCGTTCAGCGATAAGAAAGACTTTGAAAACGCTCAAAAAGGTTTTATTGCCAAGCAAGATGTTGTCACGATTAAAAATGACAAGGGGGATGTGGTTTGGGATCTTGAAGCGTATAAAAAATACATCCGTTTAGATACGCCTTCTCCAGACACCGTTAACCCAAGCTTATGGCGTAACGCTCAACTCAACATGATCAATGGCCTATTTGAAGTGACTGATGGTATCTATCAGGTTCGCGGCTACGATTTATCTAACATCACGTTTATTAAAGGCGATAAAGGGTGGATCGTATTTGATCCGCTCATCTCTCAGGAAACAGCGAAAGCGGCACTGGATTTTATTAACAAAGAGTTAGGTGAAAGACCCGTGACTGGTGTTTTCTACAGCCACAGTCACATTGACCACTTTGGAGGTGTGCGAGGCATCGTCGATGAAAAAGACGTGATTTCAGGTAAAGTTCCTATCGTCGCCTCCCAAGGCTTTACCGAACATGCCGTGTCTGAAAACGTCATCGCGGGGAACGCCATGGGACGACGAGCGGTATACATGTACGGCGCTCTTCTACCCAAAAATGAAAAAGGCGGTGTCAACGGCGGTTTGGGTCAAACAACATCCACCGGCGTTGCGACGATGATCAAGCCAACCGATATCATCCAGAAAACGGGTGAAGAACGTACCATTGACGGTATTAAAATGGTTTTCCAATATACACCAGGTACTGAAGCGCCAACCGAAATGAACATTTGGTTCCCGGAAAAGAAAGCACTTTGGATGGCGGAAAATACCACCAATACAATGCATAATATCTTAACCCTTCGAGGCGCGCAGGTTCGTGACGCATTGAAATGGTCCAGCTACCTACAAGAAACCATTGATATGTGGGGCGATGAAGTCCAGGTGAAATTCCAAAGCCACCACTGGCCAATGTGGGGGCAAGAAGACATCGCCAAATACTTCAAAAAACAACGTGATATGTATAAATACACGCACGACCAAACCGTTCGCTTGATGAACCAGGGGTATATTGGCTCAGAAATTTCAGAGATGATCGAGTTTCCGGACGAGATTGCTAACACCTGGAGCTCTAGAGGCTACTACGGCACTTTACGCCATAACAGCCGAGCCGTTTATCAGCGCTACATGGGTTGGTACAACGGTAACCCATCGGATCTCAACAACCTACCACCCGCGGATGCCGCCATTAAATATGTTGAATACATGGGCGGCGAACAAGCAGCCATCAAGAAGGCACAAGCTGACTTTGATAAAGGTCATTATCGCTGGGTGGCCGAAGTCCTAAAACATGTTGTTTTCGCTAACCCTGATAGTGAGAAAGGGAAAAACCTATTAGCGGATGCCTATGAACAAATGGGCTACCAAGCGGAGTCTGGACCTTGGCGTTCGGTTTATCTGCAAGGCGCTCTTGAGTTGAGAAACGGCACCCCGAGTGCGGGCGGGACGAATGTGGCTTCTCCTGACATCATTAAAAATATGCCACCAGAGATGTTGTTCGACTACTTAGCCGTTCGTATCCTACCAGAAAAAGCGGCAGGGAAAGCCTTTGTCATGAACCTGGACTTTACCGACCTTGATGAAAAGTACTCGTTATATGTCGAGAACTCCGTCCTTAACCATACAACAAAGCTCGCTGAACAACCTGACGTATCCTTAGTCCTGACCAAAGCAACATTGGATGACGTTCAACTTGGGAACATCACCTTAGAGAAAGCCATTGCAGACGGTCAAATTAATCTAGAGGGCGATCCACAAGTATTGAAAGACTTCGTGGGCATGCTGGATAACTTTAACTTTTGGTTCAATATTGTGACCCCTTAA